In the Armatimonadota bacterium genome, GCTCACCCCGCAGGTGCCCGACCTGCGCGGCACGGACTGGGGGGCCGTGGCCGGGCGTCTGGGAGACCCTCATACCACGACGCCAGGGCGTGCGCTGCTGCTGGCCCGGGCGCTGGGCGTGCTTCCCAAGGCGGTAGCGATCGTCGGCTGCGAGCCTGCGGACGTCGAGAGCGTGCGGATCGGCCTGACGCCGGCCGTGGCGGCCGCCGTGGCTCGCGCCGCAGACGAGGTCGTGGCGCTGGTGCGGCGGTGGCGGCAGGCAGGCATGCTGGTCGCGGGCGACGCGACGCCGACCGCGGTGCGACTTCTCTGATGGCCGGTCTGCCATCGATCCGCGATCCCATGGCGTTCGCCGAGACGCTGGAGACGCTGTTCCGCCGCGCGGAGGCCCACAGCGATCCCGTGGTGCGCGAGCTGGTGCTGGACGTCGCAGCGGCGGTGATGCACCTGCACCACGACGCGTTGCGCCGGATCGTGGCCACGCTGCAGGCTGCGTCGTCTGGGGCAGGGCTCCTGGCCGCGCTCCAGGACGATCCGGTGGTAGGACCCGTGCTGGCCGATCACGGGCTGCTGGACGAGGGCCCGCTGCGGGCGCGGGTGGAGCGTGCCCTGGAGCACGTGCGGCCGTACATGCACGGCCACGGCGGCGACGTGGAGGTCCTGGACGTGGCCGA is a window encoding:
- a CDS encoding hydrogenase maturation protease, whose amino-acid sequence is MTRRALIACMGNVLRADDGFGIAVARALRGHAALPADVRVSEVGIGGIPLVHDLMEGYDLVVVVDAIQRGRPPGTVVVLTPQVPDLRGTDWGAVAGRLGDPHTTTPGRALLLARALGVLPKAVAIVGCEPADVESVRIGLTPAVAAAVARAADEVVALVRRWRQAGMLVAGDATPTAVRLL